gactgactgatgagaGCTAAATATAGCTTAAATACACATAAACATCAAAATGGACACTCAAGGATCAAGGATGCATGAACTGCCCTAACTTGTCCCCTGTCCCTTGGAAGCACAGCTCTTATCAGCTCAGCCTCAGTTAGAATCCATGAACTCACACTCTGACACTATGATCAGCAGCAGTCTGGGTAAAAATAGTCCTGATGATGGTCAGCGGGCTGCAGATAAACACACAGGCTAGGCAGCCTTGGAGCCATTCTTCCTGACGGAGTGAGAGCATCTCATCTGCTTCTGGAGACCAAGGTGAAGCTCCACATCTTTCAGTATCTTAAACATGACTTCATTCATGGTCAGGTTGGAGATAATTAGATCTAAAATTGCTgcttactctttttttttttttttaccacattcTTTAACCGAGAAGAAAGTGAGCAACAAAAACATGATCTCCTGCTAGAGCCACTCTCTCTTCTCAGGCTTTCCAACCAATTTTTCTACAGATCCATCAGGAACTACTGAAACTCATCAGGGATTATTTTACAAACGATTTCTAGattttaaagttaataaaataaaaataattaatgtgAGACAGGTATCAAGTCAGGACTTTGGTAAACTGTCAAAGTCGTGCAAGGGCATCTTCAAGGTACCTGGATGAGATATCTGGGGGGTTCGTGGTCATTCCAAGAGAAAGAATGGAAGAAACAAGAAAATCCGATGGTTACGGGGAAGAAAATGGGAAAGACTGCtccaagaaatgtaaatatgagGACAAAAGGAGAAATGGGATAAAAGATCACAGCAAAGGAATCATGTGATGGAGAAAGGAAAGCTTTTGATAGGAAAAGGATGGGAACTAAGGAAACGGGAAGGAAACAATTAAAGAAAGATATCAAGAAacttgcaaaagatttaaagaaagggtaaaaatggaaagaaataaactgaagagAAGCACAGATGAAAATCTTAAGAAATAGGAAGAAGGaaagaacattgtttttttacaaaagaaggaaagaaacataaaataaaaatttaggaATCAGGAAATGATTACCGTGAAGGAGAGGAAGAAGGAAAGGAAAGCATTCAGGGAGTAAAACTACTCGGATACCTGCAGGCGTGGTGTCGGGTATCTGAACGTCCGCAGGCCTGTTGGaggaggggaggaggaggaggaggaggtgaggGTCTAAGTTTAGGAAGCAGAGTCAGAGGGGCCTCGGTCAGCTTCAGAGGAGCAGCTTTATTGAGCCCGAGGTGAGaaaacacacactgacacacacacacacacacacactgaggtaAGAAGGGAGGTTGCTGTTCACTTTCtcatgttttacagttttctgtgtGTCTGATCTGAGATCTGCTGCTCTGATTTTGAACCTCAGAGGTTTCTACTGCTGCTGAGAGGCCAGCAGGCCGAGGCAGCTGTCACTGGCTTAAAATAGATCTGCTGGAAGGACAAACACACACTCCACATCACGTTTGGTTTAATAACCTCAGCTCGGTGGAGTTTACACGTCAACAAGGAACGTCTGAGAGGGAGTTCTGACAAAAATCATTTCTATTAAAGAGGATAAACAGGTTACAGCTTCGGGTTGGTTCAGATACGGCCAGAACTTTAACCAGGAAGGCCTTAAAGTGAAGAAGAACATTTCAGTCTTTTATTGGCTTCAATATTTTAGTTGGAAGacagataaaaacagaataaagctGCTAGATACCAACAGTTACAGCAGGTGGAATCTGcctctcaaaccttttattttgcttatggtattttttttatttaactttagtattttctttaatttttttatgttatttattgaatttaatttttttatttttgttggtttatttggtattttattctattcagttattttttatgtttaaacatttactatttaaggtttattttaatttttttattatatttttatgtatttattttatagcctttttatttgtacattactttagattttttttatattttatttaaaagaaagattaaaaacataataatcaTTAACAGCAGCTGTAGTCAGCTTTAATAAACggttatttaaatttgttttaagcatcttaattttattttattgtatctaAATAGtcttcatttttaataaaaggtttttgctttttaaattttttgtgtgtgtatattttattaactcatttatttatttatttaatggtgttttttgtatttcattacttttttttatttcctagtAAATTTAAGTTGTATTTTATTCTAGAATGTATtgattttgttattgttttttttttttttttttttggttaaacTTTTTCTGATGGTTTAAATGTCTTAGTTAATTTATTGGTAAATTAACTAAGCAATACAATTTTAGCTCCAAACTTTCAGGAaggaaaatgacaacaaacatttgttttcagagGAACAGAGGTCGCCTCATAAAACTTGTAAAagggattctttaaaaactatttccacCAAAAAATCCGACTCATGTTTCAAGAAATTAAACGTAGAGTTAAACAGGCTTCTGCTCATTTTACCTCTTCATTCAGGTGTGTTTCCCTTTCATTAGTGGTGATAAGGAGGGATCCTGGTTGCCATGGAGTCAGCCAATGAAAACAAGGAGCGCAGCGATCAGACGCCACCTGATGGAGGTgaagagcaggaggaggaggagaaggtcAGAGGAGTTCAGGCTCATTACCTGCGTTGCCCGTCTCCCAGGTATGAGGAAGAAACCTGGTAGCTGCACCTTTTATAATATTGTCTTTTAGCATTACTGATGTAGagacattacatttttatttattctgttcaCCTTTAATAATCTTTAACTATGAagccaaaaaacaaaaggactttAAAATCTAGTGGAGCAGATGTTGAACTTTCAAGAGGATGGTTTTCAAGGCCAACTTAATTTTTGCCtccataaatttaacaaaatcagCACATTAACAGTTtgctgaacatttttaaaagtctcCTTTTATTAATTTCCCAGATTAACCTGGActtttcttccttctttgttttcattcagcttctccatggcctcagactCAAGGTTTTCCATGATCTCTGGCTCTGACGCTGCCAGCATCTTCATGGAGCCGATCCATCTCTCTTCGGCCATCGCTGCCAAGAAAATCATCAACGAAGGTGAGACAGAAGTACAGAGGAAGCCTATTTCAGCAGTTTGTACCTCCTCCTTGGGGTCTTCTTGGTGGGTGATGGTTAAAACCAGTAAATCCAGATCTTCATCTTTCTGACTCTTCATTCTGCAGGTTTTCTGATGAGGATAGCAAGTTTTCCTCCCTCCTCATTCTCATGCAGaaagtaaattaataaaatctcTAAATGGGTCGAAAGCTTCTCATTGCCAGCAGATCCACGTTCCAGCCTTTCGTCTTGTTAACAGATGGACAGATGAGGACATGCTCCTCACAGGAGGAGCAGAGTGACACTAATTGATGAAATTAGCCCCAGTGGCACATCTCTAAGATCAGTTCCTGTGTCTGTCCTTGGTGGCAGCTTAATGGACGATCCTTGTTCCATCGGCAGAAGGATGTTTTCTGCATGATCAGATGTTTGATTTCAGGGCAGCGGCGTTCAGAAGCAACAGAAACATGTGTGGCTGTTCTTCGGGATGACAGTTGGAGTGCTTTTATTCCCTCTGGATGTTCCATCAGTCTGCATGTATTATAGTAGTTAAACCATGCGGAGCCCATTGCTACATTATAATGGAGAATCTTCCATTTTAATGTGATCCTCAGTGCTTTAGGGAGGGTTTAATAccatcagttttacatttcttctGCTAAATTTATTTAGAATTGGATTTTAAGAGATAAACGTCCTAAAACTGAGTTCATCCTCATTGCTTCAATTAGATTTAGAGCGAGGAAATGAATACACTTCATTATCATTATGAGTACCTCCATAAAAGCAGTGGTTCTCTCAGTTCACAGCTCTGGAGCATACAGATGTATGCCAACACAGTGCCaagatggaaagacatcagcaatggcTGCAGGGAAAAAAAGCTGCAAGTCTTCTTGGGAGCGGGCGTCCCAGTAAATTCCCCCCAATGTCAGTGTCAAATacttagagaaaaaaaaagactcagGAGATTCATCCCAGACCccacaggcctcagttagcatgtCAGATATTTATGTTCACGACAgaataaacagataaaaatgggataaataataaaaataaacttatttGAAAGTGTTGAAggagaaagcctcttctctATAAAGGAATATTTCAGCACATACGAGAAAGTTCATGATTTCTTGGACCGATGTTTGggcatcaaacccagtgccatGTTTAGGTAAAACCAAACACACAGGGTGCTGGTCGTTTCACCTCTTCTGGGGCAGGAAATGATGCTGTCCACTGCGGAGCATTTCATACCCACTTTGACATCcaattattaaaattagttttctttattctacAAAAAATCTGCTGTATGTAAATGTGATTTTGTGACTGAAGGTTATCTATGTTGGTTTGATCAGGGTTTCTAACTGGTCATATTTCACAAATCTGCAGAACCAtatcagaaccaaaataaactGGAACGGAGAGCAATATAAAGTTTTAATCAACTGAAATTTGTGAAATCTACATTTTTACATGGAAACAAACAGTCTCCTGCAGAGCAAATCTgagtaaaaaacatttgagaaCTTTTGCATAATAAAAGGGATAATATTGTCATATCAGTGCCTTTGATTGGGGCGATGAAGCTTCTTCTCTGCTGGCCTGGTGGGGTCAGGATTTTCATCCATCCTGGGTGCTTTAAAATGAGATTCTTCTTCATCCACACTCGTCTGCTGGtaacagatgaaaaataatcctcTGATGGGAGGAAAAATCCAGGTTGCCTTTAAATGTGTACTGCACTCACTAGCTGAAACCACTGGTTCTTTGTCTGATTGAAGCCGCAAACAGCACAACAAGCAGGTCAGACATGTCCCCAAGAAGCTTGGACACGTCCTTACGTGTGTGATTATCTTAGACTGAAAAGAAGCAATTTAGCTAAACTTTAAACTAGTTGATTCAGAAACACTCCAGCTGCTGATATCATATTGGAAGTAGCAAACAAGTAGGTCCTATAGCAGCACTGCCTGGAATAAAGAGGATACAAATGATTCAAATGATGAAATCTGAGtagttttatgtaattttattgCAATAGTccaaaaaatacagacaaataaAATCCCACTCAGTTTAATAACAGCTTATGATTGTTTTCAGGTACAAAATCTAAGTGGGAAGGGACAAAATGGTAAATTGTGGATGGCGTGGATTAGTGAAAGGGTGGATTAACCTTGAACAACAAAGCCAATTCGCACCTCTTACCAgctgttaagcatggtggtggcagtgtgataTCATGGGCTGACCCCGCCTTGCAGTTACAGGGCTCTATTTCAGACTTTGCTGCCATAAGTTAGCAAATGAAGGTCAAAGTTTATTACAGAACAGTTCGAGTAAGACTGAACTGCACAGGTGGCTCAGTGGGAGGAGTAGTCttcttgcaacaagaaggttgtgggtttgactTCAGCTTGCTAATGCCTCTTCTTGATGTTGGTGAACCGCAAGTTGCTCACCGATCTGCTAATCGGTGTCTGAGTGAAGTGAAGTGAAGAATTACAGctccatgtttggagaaaaccaaactccCTTCTgccagcatggtggtggcagtgtgatgatttgggctgacGGTAGCTTGTAGTCACTAAGTCAACCATCAACTCCTCTGTATATCAAAATACTCTACAATCAGATGTGAGGCTGAAGCTttgtccaaactgggtcatcagcTGGATAATGATCttacatacacacaaaaaagaatGAACGTGTtgcagtggcctagtcaaagcccaggccCCAACCTGATTAAAGTTCAGTGATCGGACCTTCATAGCACTTTGCAGAAACAATGTTGGTAAACCTAAATATACGGAAGCAACGTTGAAGAGAAGAGTGGACCAAATTTATTGCTCCTAAAAGCGGTTCTGCTGTTGATCAATCATTGCTCCAACCTCATTTTTCACTCACAGCTCCAGGTTTTATGAGCTAAATGTTTGTCTCATGCTTAGGTTTTCAGTAAAAGGCAGCTTAGCCAAAAGAATCAACTCCTCAACACTCCATGATTGTTGTAAGGTAATTATCATCTTCATCCTCAGAGCTGCCACCTCGAGCCATCCGGACCGAGTCCATCCCAGAGTCTATGCTGGAGTCCGCCGAGCAGCTGATGGTGGAGGACCTCTACAACCGAGTACGGGACATCATTGATGACCGCAGCCCCTACAACACCCCCTGTGTGCTGGACATCCAGAGGGCCATGATCCAGGACCGCCTGGAAGCTCCCATCAACCCCGTGGACGAGGTGTGGCCCAACATCTACATCGCTGAGAAGTGAGTAGCCAGAATTGGAGAAAGAACGAAATGAAtgagaatttatttatttttttgatgtaAGATTGAACAAATATAGTTTATGATTTCCTGGTCTAGGACATACATTGTTGTGTGGAGGAAATAATTGTATTTAAGAAGGTTTTTTGGAGAGTTCCCCTACTTTTAATCTAATACCACTAgaatatgttttacattttgggaAAGGGGAAATTTTCTTGACTTTTTGACCTCTGTCCCAAAAGAATCCAATATGTCTGAATGCTTTGGTTTTCCATTTCAGATCCATTGCAGTCAACAAGGCCCGTCTGAAAAGAATGGGCATCACACACGTCCTGAACACCGCTCACGGCACGGGGGTCTACACCAACGAGTCCTTCTACGTCGGCATGAACATCCAGTACAAGGGAATCGAGGTGGACGACTTCCCTGATGCGGATATCGCGATTCACTTTCGACCCACTGCTGAATTCCTGGACGAGGTTCTGCTCACTCACAAAGGTAGGAACTGATCCGTTAGTCTGGTCGAACCCTCGCTTTCCCTTGGTGCAATTTCTGTCTGTCAACCATAGAAATTAGGTGCTTTCGCTGACCGTCATCCAGACTTTGGAATTTATTACCTTAAGACATCTGTACAATAACCCACCTGCTTCCTTTCGGATTACATAGTGAACCCCAGATGTCTAGATTAGCTTTCCGCTGATGTTTGGTGCCATCATCATCACCACAGTTACCAGTCTACTTTTATTTGAAatctttttcttgtttattattttataaagcaCCTTGAGAAAGTTTTCACATGCCTTGaaatgtcactttacaaccacagacttgcTCCTTTTGGGGTGTGTGTTTTTCAGCTCTGCACACCTAGAAGCTAAAAATGTTGCCCATtctgctttgcaaaatagctctagctcaatactttgatctaaaccatctcattgtatctctggctggatgttcatggtggttgtcctgctggagggtggacctccaccccagtctcaggtcttctgcagcctctaacatgttctcttccaggattgtcctggatttaactccatccatcttcccatccgcTCTGACCAGCTGTCCTGTACCcaatgaaaaaaagtatttccacagcatgattctgccactaccatgtttcaccatgggaacGGTAGGTATAAGCTTACCTCCACACATCTGTCCTGCTATGACCagggcaccttcttccacatgtttgctgtgtttcctaCATGGCTtttagcaaactgcaaacaggccttcttatgactttctttcaacagtgtcCTTCTGATTGCCACTCTTCCAAAAAGGTCCAAGGTCTTTGcatcttctccagagttaccatgagttTCTTGGCTccttctctgatcagtgctgTCCTTGCCCAGCCTCTCATTttaggtggacctccatgtcttggtaggtctgcagttggtccatcctctctctaGGTTCAAATGAAGGATTGAACAGCGCtcagagatgttcaaagcttgggatattgctgtagaacctaaccctgcattaaacttctccacaaatttgtccctgacctgtctgctgtggtccttggtcttcacgatgctgtttgttctctgatgttttccaacaaacgagaaacagaacagctgcttctgaaggtgtcagagtaaagggggctaatAATCATTCATTTAAACTGCTTTGCTTCACTTTTaccagtaaaacatgttttgtgtccgtaaagtgacaaaatgaggACAAGTTCAAGTTCAAGGGATTTATTTAATACTATTTTTTTGATGATGATGAATAAGAATTGAAACTAATGGAGCTTCAACTAAGACAAATTGAGTGTTTCTCTGCGTTAAGCAAGATAAAGTTCAATAACTGAACTCGGAAcaacagtttgtgtttttctgacaGCATTTATACTTTTAAAAGCAACCAAAGACTTTGCATTGAAACATGCTTTTATAatatttgtggttttatgtgTCCCTTGCAATTATTTATGCTTGTTCCAAAATGTCTCTCTCTGCAGTTCTCTTTACTTCAACTTCTATGCAATTAAGTACATGTCCATACATTTCTAAATGAGAGAATGGAAATGAAACCATGTTACAGAACccatcaaataaatgttatttcatttgaaaatgagACATAGGAGTTGTTTGCACATTTCCCATAATTTTCCTCATTCCCAGAATTCAGTCATTAAATAAAGTCATCAAAATGTTCGGTTTGTTGGGTTTTCTGGGGTGTTTTGAGGTCTGCAgaattttcttatttattcattcTTCTTGTTTTCACCCTGAAGGATAAAGCACAAAGCACTTGTTTCACTACATTCAACTGAAAGCAGAGTTTTATCCGTGTGTGTCCCTGAGCGGCAGTCATCACTGACGCACTAAAAGATCCAGAACAGCTGATCTTTAATGTCTATAAGCTGCTTTCTGAGAATATTTTATGAGGCTGCAGATTACAGTTCTTGGAAAAAGTATGATAATGTCCACTGTAGTTATTCATGGGGTTCACCCTGGGAAAATAAGCCCCCAATTAGCTGAAGACTTTAAATTTCAAAggcatcttttctttttctatcaACATGCCACTAAACACACAACTAAATGGTTCACTGTCCTTAAAAGCCTAGACTTacttaaaaacactttcttttGCTTTGCAGGAAAAGTTCTGGTTGTTTCCATGATGGGCATCAGTCGGTCTGCCATTCTTGTGGCGTCCTACCTGATGATCTTCCAGAATATGACAATCATGGAAGCTCTGACTGCCATACGGAAAAAACGTGCCATCAACCCCAACGAAGGCTTCCTGAAGCAGCTGAGGGAGTTTAACGAGAACCTGATGGAGGAACGTGACGACGATGATGAAACGCTCAGCCAGTGCTCTGTGATTGACACTCGTACCCGTGCCCGGATCTTTGGTGAAGAAGAAGGAGACGACGATGACGAGACAGATAAAGAGGAAGAACAAAACATGGTGGAGGTGAAAGCTCAGTCCATCatgatggaggaggaggaggatggagaGAGTGTGATGAGCAGCATTGCTTCTTCTGCAGCGGCTGCAGTACTCCGTAGTGGACTGATCCAGAATGGGATTCAGACCCAGCAATCAGGTCAACAGGAGATGGTCCTGCCAGGTCAGATGGACAGGAAGGATAaaggtgatgatgatgacgatGGTTTGGACAGCATGATCCGCGAGTGGCAGCGCAGAAATGAAAAGTACCAGAGTGATGAGTGGTGGGAGGCCCAACTCAACAGTGAGGGGGAGGACAGGGCCTCTGTCATTGCCAGTCATTcgaagaaaacaaagcaggaaGATGACGATGGAGAGAGCATCTCTAGTGAGGACATACAAGCTGTAAAAGAGAGGTTAAAGCACAGAAACAAGAGAGCATCCTCAGACGCAATGTCCACCTCCAGCTGCACAAGTTACTCTGATCTTTGGAAGCAACGTCTAAAAGAGATTGAAGAACAAGCCGCAGCTCGCTACCGCAAGAAAGAGGATGACGAAGGTAGTGAGAGCACAGCCACAGAAGGAGGAAACAAGAACATTGATGATGAAATTGACAGCATCCTCTCTGACACAAGTTCCATGTACAACTTTTGCCAGAAGAATAAGGAGAAAATGACGCCTTTGGAGCGTTGGCGTGTCAAAAGGATCCAGTTTGGCTGGAACAAGAAAGACCGTGAGGATGGAGACAAAAGTTCAGTAGCTGATGGTGAGGAGGAATCTAAAACTCCATCCTTCCAGGATGTCAATCTGACAGCATACCAGGCATGGAAGCTACGGCAGCAGAAACGCCTTGGTGAGGAAAACACACAGGAGATTCTGGAGCTAAGCCGGGGTGAGAACTCTGCTACCATCAAACGACGGCAAAGACGCGAGGAGATTCTGGAGCGTTCGAAGAAAACTTTGGAGGAAAGTCAGTCCATGTGCGGGTGGGAAACAGAAAGCTGTGTCAGTGGTGGTACAATACCTCTGTCTGCTTTCTGGGCTGGAGCAGGGGTCACTGGACCACCGAGTGTCGCCAACGATGACAATATGTCCATGCTGAGTGGTAGATCATCTGTCATATCCTCGGTTTCACAGCCTCGAAGTATAAGATCCACTCAGTCCGCTGTTCAAGGAGTGCCGCCAATCCTCCCTGTTCCAACGGTACAAGGGCCTGGCGGTGAACCAATGGTCAATCTGGCCAGCATACAGAACTGGATTGCCAATGTTGTGACTGAAACAATCAAGCAGAAGCAAAGTGAAATGAGCCTGCCTCCTCCGTCACGTGCTGGATCTGAGCTCAGCTTCAGTGGAGCACCGAGTATGCTTGCAGGCCGTGGTATGGAAGACGACAAAACGTCCTTGTTAAGTGGTCCTTCCTACTCTAGCACTCTTTCGAAGGATCATGGCAGAGCAACATCTGTCCTCTCAGCTGACAGGTCGACCAACATCTCCGGTCTGAGTGGGCGACACTTAACTCCGGGTTCGGAGTTAGGCTCCACTTTGGGCTCCAGGAAAAACAAGATCACCACTACCAGCGTTCCTCTTTTCAGCCTCTTTCAAGACCAGGTCAACCTTGGAAAACTGAATGCCATAGAGAAGGAAATTCAATCTGAAATGAGGGACAAAATGGAAAcctatgaaaagaaaaagatccTGGAAGACAACAAACGCAGCACTctgtacaagaaaaaaaagccaaaGGAGGATGAAGACGAGGAGCAggacagaaagagaaaagaggaggagtttcttgaagaaacaaagaaaaaagagaaaccGAAAAGAAATTATGGCCTTTCCGGCTGCCTTAATCTCAACCCAGCTTTAGAGAAAGACAGGACCACCAGCATTGATGACTGGCTAAAAAGTGTAAGACCTCCTCCAAAGAAATTGTCTTCAGGTGCAGAAGCTGATGCATCTCAGGATCCATACGATGATCTTGAAGCATCTGCTTCTGAATTTGACTTCTCGAGTCACAGAGGCTCCTATGCTGTTGAAGAAGACGATGAGGAAACATTCGGTGTAACATCCAGATATCAGTCAAGGTTCCGGGAAGATCCATCAGCTGAAGATGCAGACTACTACCACAATGGGTTCACGCAATCCCACAGCTTCAGTCGAGTAGGAAGATCCTATGGAGCTTTTGAGGAGAGCGACGAGGGAACAGAAAGATTTTCAACCAAAAGGAGATTCACTCATAATTCACAGTACGAAAGCAGCGAGACAGAAGAGATCAGAGGGAGGAGAGAGCAGACTAACGAAGATGACGAGGATGACATCGAGACATTCATTGCTCAAACCAGGCAGAGGATCAGGGCTCGGGCTGCCGCAGAGGCCGAGGACGATGAAGTCCTGGCAGCATGGAGGGCACAGCAGGAAGCCAAGTCCCAGCTTAGAACCTTAGAACATCAAGAATGAGAGCTTTAATTTGAT
This DNA window, taken from Girardinichthys multiradiatus isolate DD_20200921_A chromosome 24, DD_fGirMul_XY1, whole genome shotgun sequence, encodes the following:
- the dusp27 gene encoding serine/threonine/tyrosine-interacting-like protein 2: MESANENKERSDQTPPDGGEEQEEEEKVRGVQAHYLRCPSPSFSMASDSRFSMISGSDAASIFMEPIHLSSAIAAKKIINEELPPRAIRTESIPESMLESAEQLMVEDLYNRVRDIIDDRSPYNTPCVLDIQRAMIQDRLEAPINPVDEVWPNIYIAEKSIAVNKARLKRMGITHVLNTAHGTGVYTNESFYVGMNIQYKGIEVDDFPDADIAIHFRPTAEFLDEVLLTHKGKVLVVSMMGISRSAILVASYLMIFQNMTIMEALTAIRKKRAINPNEGFLKQLREFNENLMEERDDDDETLSQCSVIDTRTRARIFGEEEGDDDDETDKEEEQNMVEVKAQSIMMEEEEDGESVMSSIASSAAAAVLRSGLIQNGIQTQQSGQQEMVLPGQMDRKDKGDDDDDGLDSMIREWQRRNEKYQSDEWWEAQLNSEGEDRASVIASHSKKTKQEDDDGESISSEDIQAVKERLKHRNKRASSDAMSTSSCTSYSDLWKQRLKEIEEQAAARYRKKEDDEGSESTATEGGNKNIDDEIDSILSDTSSMYNFCQKNKEKMTPLERWRVKRIQFGWNKKDREDGDKSSVADGEEESKTPSFQDVNLTAYQAWKLRQQKRLGEENTQEILELSRGENSATIKRRQRREEILERSKKTLEESQSMCGWETESCVSGGTIPLSAFWAGAGVTGPPSVANDDNMSMLSGRSSVISSVSQPRSIRSTQSAVQGVPPILPVPTVQGPGGEPMVNLASIQNWIANVVTETIKQKQSEMSLPPPSRAGSELSFSGAPSMLAGRGMEDDKTSLLSGPSYSSTLSKDHGRATSVLSADRSTNISGLSGRHLTPGSELGSTLGSRKNKITTTSVPLFSLFQDQVNLGKLNAIEKEIQSEMRDKMETYEKKKILEDNKRSTLYKKKKPKEDEDEEQDRKRKEEEFLEETKKKEKPKRNYGLSGCLNLNPALEKDRTTSIDDWLKSVRPPPKKLSSGAEADASQDPYDDLEASASEFDFSSHRGSYAVEEDDEETFGVTSRYQSRFREDPSAEDADYYHNGFTQSHSFSRVGRSYGAFEESDEGTERFSTKRRFTHNSQYESSETEEIRGRREQTNEDDEDDIETFIAQTRQRIRARAAAEAEDDEVLAAWRAQQEAKSQLRTLEHQE